The following are from one region of the Novosphingobium humi genome:
- a CDS encoding diguanylate cyclase yields the protein MVLIVDDEVSNIEIMNAALEDDYEICFATSGEEAIAVAQTSLPDLILLDVLMPGTDGYEVCRRCKADPLIADVPIIFTTGLGDEESEANGLLLGAIDYIVKPIHPAIVRARVHNHIELKRMRDQLAELAVTDALTGLSNRRRLEQTLDVETARLSRTDDWLSVIMIDIDFFKQFNDAYGHPEGDNCIVMIAAALQRAVRRASDLTARYGGEEFACVLPATDHEAAMIVANSIMEQVRSLGIPHRNSGVSPYVTVSVGIASARCRPGMPRDLWVKFADNQLYLAKVAGRNKITGTVFGIDEGGAPDHRHGQTHRQHAIR from the coding sequence GTGGTTCTTATCGTCGATGACGAGGTCTCGAACATCGAGATCATGAATGCGGCGCTGGAGGATGATTACGAGATCTGCTTTGCCACATCGGGCGAAGAGGCCATAGCGGTCGCGCAGACCAGCCTGCCCGATCTCATTTTGCTCGATGTGCTTATGCCGGGCACCGACGGGTATGAGGTTTGCCGCAGGTGCAAGGCCGATCCGCTGATCGCGGACGTCCCGATCATCTTCACCACCGGACTGGGGGATGAGGAATCCGAGGCGAACGGGCTTTTGCTGGGGGCGATCGACTATATCGTCAAGCCGATCCACCCGGCCATCGTGCGCGCGCGCGTCCACAATCATATCGAATTGAAGCGCATGCGCGATCAACTGGCCGAACTGGCGGTTACTGACGCCTTGACGGGGCTGAGCAACCGTCGTCGGCTCGAACAGACCCTCGATGTGGAAACCGCCAGACTTTCACGCACGGACGACTGGCTTTCGGTGATCATGATCGACATCGATTTCTTCAAACAATTCAACGATGCCTATGGCCATCCCGAAGGAGATAACTGCATCGTGATGATCGCGGCGGCGCTGCAGCGCGCCGTCCGGCGGGCCTCGGACCTGACCGCCCGCTATGGGGGCGAGGAGTTCGCCTGCGTTTTGCCGGCCACCGATCACGAAGCTGCCATGATCGTGGCCAATTCCATCATGGAACAGGTCCGCTCGCTGGGCATCCCGCACCGCAATTCGGGCGTCAGCCCCTATGTGACCGTCAGTGTGGGCATCGCTTCGGCCCGGTGCAGGCCGGGTATGCCGCGGGATCTTTGGGTCAAATTCGCCGACAATCAGCTTTATCTGGCCAAAGTGGCCGGACGGAACAAGATCACGGGGACGGTGTTTGGGATCGACGAGGGCGGCGCGCCTGATCATCGCCACGGCCAGACTCACCGCCAGCACGCGATTAGGTAA
- a CDS encoding cation-translocating P-type ATPase — protein MSEPKTEEQERGLTTAQAQARLASEGPNELPRGQRRTPLRIALEVLREPMLAMLAAAGAIYLLLGDTTEALILIAFAGLSIAITIVQETRTERVLEALRDLSAPRALVLRDGAAVRIAGREVVRGDWLVLEQGDRVAADALLLEASELKVDESLLTGESVPVRKRASTPDDPDFAEPGGDDLPQIYSGSILTRGRGLARVTGTGAHTRMGQIGVSLAALDTESPRLQGETSRIVRWCAIGGVAAALLVVLLYGLSRGSWLEAALSGIAVGMSLLPEEFPVVLTIFLAMGAWRIAQVGVLARRTSAIEVMGSVTVLCTDKTGTLTQNRMTVTELWLADGRTAVLGDSQPDAAFSALLKAAALASAPVPVDPMEIAFHEADRAFGNGGHDSRTLMRSYGLRPELLAMSNIWREAEGQGPLIVAGKGAPEAIAQLCRLDANGMAALEAAAEEMAQRGIRVLGVATASVAPDDIGKAHDEHDFSLVGLIGLIDPLRPGVASAVAECRAAGVRVVMITGDYAVTASAIGRKAGLADGGLMTGAELAALDDAALARRIRDVTVFARTLPEQKLRIVSALKAAGEVVAMTGDGVNDAPALKAAHVGIAMGKRGTDVAREAASIVLVEDDFGAIVAAIRLGRRIYDNIRKAMRFIFGVHVPIAGLALLPLVTGLPVVLGPIQIALLEMIIDPVCALVFEAEPEEGDLMRRRPRDPTERLFSAPMVVHSVAQGVVAFVALAALYLFHARQDIAPAELRTLMFFGLVAAVLALILADRSFSTSLREALLRGNLVFRYVLAAIGAMAVLVLTVPPLRRLLQFAPLHPVQLLAVGMVGIVLLLLLERIKRLSPDN, from the coding sequence ATGAGCGAACCAAAGACGGAAGAGCAGGAGCGTGGGCTTACGACGGCGCAGGCGCAGGCGCGGCTCGCATCGGAGGGGCCCAACGAACTGCCGCGCGGGCAGCGCCGCACACCGCTCAGGATCGCCCTCGAAGTGCTGCGCGAACCGATGCTTGCCATGCTGGCGGCGGCAGGAGCGATCTATCTGCTGCTGGGCGACACGACCGAGGCGCTGATCCTCATCGCCTTTGCGGGGCTTTCGATCGCGATCACCATCGTTCAGGAAACGCGCACAGAGCGCGTGCTCGAGGCTTTGCGCGACCTGTCGGCGCCGCGTGCGCTTGTGCTGCGCGACGGCGCGGCCGTGCGGATTGCGGGGCGCGAGGTGGTGCGCGGCGATTGGCTTGTGCTTGAGCAGGGAGATCGGGTCGCGGCCGATGCGCTGCTGCTCGAAGCGAGCGAGCTCAAGGTGGATGAATCGCTGTTGACGGGGGAATCGGTGCCCGTGCGCAAGCGCGCGTCCACCCCCGACGATCCCGATTTCGCCGAGCCAGGCGGAGACGATCTCCCGCAAATCTACTCCGGCTCAATTCTCACGCGAGGCCGTGGTCTGGCGCGCGTTACGGGAACCGGCGCTCACACCCGAATGGGGCAGATCGGCGTATCGCTTGCCGCGCTCGACACCGAATCGCCTCGCCTTCAAGGCGAGACCAGTCGGATCGTGCGGTGGTGCGCGATCGGCGGGGTTGCTGCGGCGCTGCTTGTGGTCCTGCTCTACGGGCTCTCGCGCGGGAGTTGGCTTGAGGCGGCGCTCTCCGGGATTGCCGTGGGCATGTCGCTGCTGCCCGAAGAATTTCCCGTCGTTCTGACCATTTTCCTTGCCATGGGGGCGTGGCGGATCGCGCAGGTCGGCGTGCTTGCGCGGCGCACCTCGGCGATTGAGGTCATGGGATCGGTGACGGTGCTTTGCACGGACAAGACCGGCACACTCACCCAGAACCGCATGACCGTAACCGAGCTGTGGCTGGCGGACGGGCGCACCGCCGTGCTTGGCGACAGCCAGCCCGATGCGGCTTTCTCTGCCTTGCTCAAAGCGGCCGCGCTGGCAAGCGCGCCCGTTCCCGTCGATCCGATGGAAATCGCCTTTCACGAGGCTGATCGGGCGTTCGGCAACGGCGGCCATGACAGCCGCACTCTGATGCGCTCCTACGGACTGCGCCCTGAATTGTTGGCGATGTCGAATATATGGCGCGAAGCCGAAGGGCAGGGACCCCTTATCGTCGCGGGCAAGGGGGCGCCGGAGGCGATTGCGCAGCTCTGCCGGCTCGACGCAAACGGCATGGCAGCGCTTGAGGCGGCAGCAGAGGAAATGGCGCAGCGGGGGATCCGTGTGCTTGGCGTGGCTACCGCCAGCGTCGCACCCGACGACATCGGCAAGGCCCATGACGAGCATGACTTCTCTCTGGTCGGCCTTATCGGACTGATCGATCCGCTGCGTCCGGGCGTGGCTTCGGCGGTGGCCGAGTGTCGGGCTGCGGGCGTGCGCGTGGTGATGATCACCGGCGATTATGCTGTCACCGCAAGTGCGATCGGACGCAAGGCAGGCCTTGCCGATGGCGGGCTGATGACGGGGGCGGAACTTGCCGCACTGGACGATGCGGCGCTTGCCCGGCGCATTCGTGATGTGACGGTGTTTGCGCGCACTCTGCCCGAACAGAAGCTGCGTATCGTGTCCGCACTCAAGGCCGCCGGCGAAGTGGTCGCGATGACCGGCGATGGCGTCAACGATGCGCCGGCCCTCAAGGCCGCGCATGTCGGCATCGCCATGGGCAAGCGCGGCACCGATGTCGCGCGCGAGGCGGCGTCGATCGTGCTGGTCGAGGATGATTTCGGCGCGATTGTCGCTGCGATCAGGCTTGGCAGGCGCATCTACGACAATATCCGCAAGGCGATGCGTTTCATCTTCGGCGTGCATGTCCCTATCGCCGGACTTGCCTTGCTGCCGTTGGTCACCGGGTTGCCCGTCGTGCTCGGACCGATCCAGATCGCGCTGCTCGAGATGATCATCGATCCGGTTTGCGCGCTCGTCTTCGAGGCCGAGCCCGAAGAGGGCGACCTGATGCGAAGGCGGCCGCGCGACCCCACGGAGCGGTTGTTCTCAGCGCCGATGGTGGTGCACAGTGTCGCGCAAGGGGTTGTCGCGTTTGTTGCGCTGGCGGCGCTCTACCTGTTCCATGCCCGGCAAGACATTGCGCCGGCAGAGCTTCGCACGCTGATGTTCTTTGGGTTGGTTGCGGCCGTGCTCGCCCTGATCCTGGCTGATCGCTCGTTCAGCACGTCGCTTCGCGAGGCACTGCTGCGCGGCAACTTGGTGTTTCGCTATGTCCTGGCGGCGATTGGCGCCATGGCCGTCCTGGTCCTGACCGTGCCGCCGCTCCGGCGGCTGCTCCAGTTCGCGCCGCTCCATCCGGTGCAACTGCTGGCGGTCGGGATGGTCGGGATCGTCCTGCTGCTGCTGCTCGAGCGGATCAAGCGCCTGAGCCCGGACAACTGA